CTCTGCATACGCCGCTGGTGGCCCTGACCAATGCCATCTCCGGTATCGTCGTGGTCGGTGCGCTGCTGGTCGCCGGGTTCGAGCAGGCCGGGACCGGCGCCTCGGTGCTCGGCTTCATCGCCGTGCTGCTCGCCTCCATCAACGTCTTCGGCGGCTTCCTGGTGACCCACCGGATGCTCTCGATGTTCAAGAAGAAGCCCCGGTAGGAGCGCCGCTCCCGACGGTATCCACCGCCCTGTTGCCACCCGGCGCTCACCACTGTAAGGAACATCAATGGAACTTTCGGTCAATACCCAGGCCGTGGCCTATCTGGCCTCCGCCATCCTCTTCATCCTTGCCCTCAAGGGCCTGACCCATCCCGCCACGGCCCGCCGCGGCAATTTCTATGGCATCATCGGCATGGTCATCGCCGTGACCGCCACCCTGTTCGGTCACGAGGTCCAGGCCTATGGCCTGATCGCCGCCGGCGTGGCGATCGGGGCGGTGATCGGTGTCATCCTCGCCATGCGCATCCAGATGACCGCCATGCCGCAATTGGTGGCGGCCCTGCACAGCTTCGTCGGTATGGCGGCGGTGCTGGTGGCTATCGGTACCTTCTTCATTACCGGGCACCCGGGCGCGGTGATGATGGGGGAACTGTCGGCCGGCATCATCATCGGCGCCATCACCTGTACCGGCTCGGTGATCGCCTTCGGCAAGCTCCAGGGCCTGCTGAGTGGCGCACCGGTCAAGTTCGCCGGTCAGCACCTCCTGAACGCACTGCTCGGCATCGCCACCCTCGGGCTGGGCGTCTACTTCGCCATGACCGGGTCCGTGTGGGCGCTCGCCATCATGACACTCTTGGCCTTCGTCATCGGCGTCACCCTGATCATCCCCATCGGCGGAGCCGACATGCCGGTCGTCATCTCCATGCTCAACAGCTATTCCGGCTGGGCGGCGGCGGCCACCGGCTTTACCCTGCATAACAACCTGTTGATCATCGTCGGCGCCCTGGTCGGGTTCTCCGGCGCCATCCTCTCCTACATCATGTGCAAGGCCATGAACCGCTCGATCATCAACGTGGTCTTCGGCGGCTTCGGCTCCGGTGACGAGACCGGCGACCCGAGTGCCGGGGCCCTGGCGGCCAGCCGCGGGGTCAAGTCGTCCTCGGTGGAGGACGCGGTCTATTGGATGGAGGACGCGAACAAGGTCATCATCATCCCCGGCTACGGCATGGCCGTGGCGCAGGCGCAGCACTCCTGCAAGGAACTGATGGAACTGCTGGAGGCGCGCGGGGTCGAGGTCAAGTTCGCCATCCACCCGGTGGCGGGCCGGATGCCCGGTCACATGAACGTGCTGCTGGCGGAGGCCGATATCCCCTATGACCGCGTGCTGGAGATGGACGAGATCAATCCGGAGTTCCCGGGCTGCGATGTGGCCCTGGTGGTGGGCGCCAACGACGTGGTGAACCCGGCCGCCAAGGAGGACAAGACGAGCCCCATCTACGGCATGCCGATCCTGGAGGCGGGCAAGGCGCGGCAGGTCTTCTTCCTCAAACGCTCCATGCGTCCGGGTTATTCCGGGGTGGACAATCTGCTCTTTTATAAGGAGAACACCTCGCTCGTCTTCGGCGACGCCAAGGACACCATCGAGGGCATGGCGAATGCGCTGAAGGGTTCTGCCCATTGAACCGGTACGCGCCGCGCGGTCCGGCGCCGGACCCCGCGGCGCCCCGCTACCTGCTGATCGGTCTCCTGATCGGCGCGGGCTTAGGAGGGGTGGGCGGGTTCTTCGCCTACCCCTTCGTGGCCGCGCGCAACTCGGGTCATACGGCGGTCGCCGCCGTCGACCAGGGCGGGGTCCTCAGGGCCGCCGGGCGCTTCACCCAGGCCGACCCCGCCGACCGTATCCACTACGGCGGCGGGGTCGTATCCGTCTATGACAACCGGGTCGAACTGGGCGAGGACTTCGCGGTGGGGCCCGGACCCAAGTATCACCTCTATCTGGTGCCGCAGCGGGGCATCGACCCGGACACCCGGGTAGAAGAGACGATGTTCGTCGACCTGGGCCCACTCAAGTCATTCAGCGGCGCCCAGACCTACGCGGTACCGGCGGGGGTCGCGGTGGGGGATTACGGCTCGGTCGTGGTGTGGTGCGAACAGTTCAATACGCTCATCTCACCGGCGGAGCTATCCGCCAATCAGTAGGAAAATAGATTTAGCCGCAAATGAACGCAAATGGACGCAAATAATCAGAGGCTTGGCTTTTGCTTCATGTTCGCCGTCCGGGTGATGCCCCCGACGATGCCAACCAACAGACTTATTTGCGCTTATTTGCGTTCATTTGCGGCCAAATAATCTTCTCAGGTTTATTCGCGGCTCTCCCCTCCTAAAGCGACGCCTCGGCGATGCGCGCCTCGGCGTCCTTGTCGCGCTCGATCAGGGCATAGGCGGAGTGGTTGTGGATGGACTCGAAGTTCTCCGACTGCACTACATAGGCCGCCACCCGCTCGTCGGCATTGAGCCGCGTGGCCACGTCCCGCACCATATCCTCGACGAACTTCGGATTGTCATAGGCGTGCTCGGTGACATATTTCTCGTCCGGGCGCTTCAACAGCCCGTAAAGCTGCGATGACGCCTCCCGCTCCACCAGCTCGATCAGTTCCTCGATCCAGATGAAACCCCGGGTACGCACCTGCACCGTCACATGCGAGCGCTGGTTGTGGGCGCCGTAGGCGGCGATCTCCTTGGAGCAGGGGCAGAGACTGGTCACCGGCACCACCACCTTGATGTCCAGGGTCGGGTCCCCGTCATGGATCTCGCCGATGAAGGTCACCTCATAGTCCAGCAGGCTCTCCACGCCGGTCACCGGGGCGCGTTTGTTCACGAAGAAGGGGAAGCGCATCTCGATATGACCGGCCGCGGACTCCAACCGGCGGGACATCTCGCGCAGCATCTCCTTGAACGAGTCCACGCTCAGTTCCCGCTCCTGGCTGTTCAGAATCTGCACGAAGCGTGACATGTGCGTACCCTTGAAATTGTGTGGCAGGTACACGTACATGTTGAAGTTGGCCACCGTGTGCTGCTCCAGCCCACCGCGGTCGCGCACCCGCACCGGGTGGCGGATGTCCTTGATGCCCACCTTGTCGATGGCGATGTGACGGGTATCCGCGCTCCCCTGGACGTCGGCGATGCCCGGCGTCACACAGGCCGTGGCACCACAGGTGGATTCGGTCGCTTGCTGCATTGAGCCTTCCTCGACGGGGCCGTTCGGCCCGGGTTATCCGTCAACTTGGTGTCCGGCACGCGCAAGACAACCGCGAAATCGTCCGCCCGTCCGGCGTGAGCCGTCGCGTCGGACAGATCCGACCAAGACAAACCGGCCATTATCGGGGCTCGACCCGGGCGAGGCAAACCGGCGATGGCAGGCAGGGTGCGATCGAAACTGATGTGGGTTGGCTTGAGCGTCGATTGTAGGATGGGCAAAGCGCAGCGTGCCCATCCTCCAGACCTCGACGCGGCCCGGATGGGCACGCCCGAGCGACGCCACGACAGGTTCGGACCATCGCGCGCGGGCTTTGCCCATCCTACGGCGTTCGCGCGACCACATCAGTCTGGATCGCACCCTGGCAGGCTGGCTGGCACGATGATGAGCGTCGGACGGATCAGGCGCAAGCCTGCGGGTGGAGAGCCAGCGGCCTGAATCATCGTTCCGGCCAGCGGCGCCCGGTGCGCACAGCGGACCCTACGGCGTCCACGCCCGTAGGGTCCGCTGCGCGGACCACCGGCCTCGCGACGAACGAGATGGCCGGGACTATCATCAAGGCACTGTCGGCGCGGCCAAGACCAGCCGAAGTCGCCTGTGCGCTTGACGCAGATCGTGCCACTTCGTTACGTCGCAGCCATGATCCTGAGCTTGCGCGACAAGCACAGTAGTGCGCCATTCCACGCTATCTTGCGACCCGTCGAAGCCCCGAAGGGGCGCGATATACCAGCCCAGGGCAACGCCCTGGGTATGAGGTATAACGAAGCCCAGCCCTGAAAGGGCGTGACATAAGACCTGCGTCCCTATGTCACGCCCTTTCAGGGCTAGACCGATTAAACGACACTGTCCCAGGGCGTTGCCCTGGGCTGGTATGTCCGAGCCCGTTGGGGTCGGTACGCACGCCAAGGTGGACCCGGATACGTGGGGATGAATAGGCGCCGAGCACGGCCGCTTGGGGCACTCCTGGCAGGCTCCGAATCATGCGCCTACGTAGACGGTCGGACTCTGATTTCCGCGCTTCAAATACTGATGCACGGCCTTGCCTCGATACTTGTCGCGAATGGACGCTGGCGCAATATCGCCTTCAAATTCAAAGCGGCCAGCGGTATCACGCGCCGAAAGGTCGCGCGTTTCGTAGTGGAGTGTGCGCGCCGGATACCACTGGTGAACGCCGTACACCTCACGCACCAGCCCGTGAAATACCGAGAAGGCATACCGGACGTTGGTGCGACGCTTGCCGAGTCGCCAGATCCCGCGCGTCGCCTCATACAACTCAAGCGCTGACATGTTCTTGCGATAGAGCTTGTTGACGCGCACCAGGAGGACTGGGGCATCAATATTGACTGGCTGCGCCGCATAGAGTTCGGCCAGATCGTCCAGGTTCATCCGCCCCACCTGTAAGCTTCGCCACCCTCTGACCGCATTCGTAAGCGAGCCCAAACCCAGCACGTCAATAACAGCCGCCTCAACCCGGAAGGCGGTTTCCTCATCCTTGAGGCCATGGGCGAGGATCTCAAGCCGAGGAGGAATGCCGCCCGACTTCAGTTCCGCGATCAGACGGGTCTTGGCCGATTCCTTGACGTCGCCAAAGTGCGCCAAGAGGCGTTCTCCGACGCCCTTGCCGACGTAGAACGGCTCGTCCGTACGTGGATCGACGTAGAGATAGACATAGTGACCGAGTGCTTCCGCCACCCCGGGTGGGAGGTGACTCTCGAAGTTCCAGTCCATGCGAGCCTCTTTCAATAAGACGGCGGCTAAGCCGTTCCGCTCTTTTTAGGATGAACAATACGCGCCGAGCGGGTGCCCGGCGCTCCCAGTTCACCCCACCCACACCCGCGCATTCCGAAACAGCCGCATCCAAGGCCCATCCGGCCCCCAATCATCGGGGTGCCAGGAGTGCTGGACGGTGCGGAAGACCCGCTCCGGGTGGGGCATCATGATGGTGACCCGCCCGTCCAGGCTGGTCAGGCCGGCGATGCCGTCCGGGGAGCCGTTGGGGTTGGCCGGGTAGGCGTGGGCGATGCGTCCGTCGTGCTCCAGGTAGCGCACCGCCACCCCGCCGCGGGCCGCGGCCAGGTGCTCGCCGTCGCGGAACTCGGCCCGGCCCTCGCCGTGGGCGACGGCGATGGGCATCCGGGAACCGGCCATGCCGGCCAGGAGGATCGAGGGGGTCGGCAGGACCTCGACCAGCAGGGTGCGCGCCTCGAACTGCTCGGAGCGGTTGCGCACGAAGCGCGGCCAGTGGCCGGTGCCGGGGATCAGCTCGTGGAGATTGGAGAGCATCTGGCAGCCGTTACACACCCCCAGGGTGAAGGTGTCGGACCGCTCGAAGAAGGCTTGGAACTGGTCGCGCGCCCGGGGGTTATAGAGGATAGTCTTGGCCCAGCCCTCGCCGGCGCCCAGGACATCGCCGTAGGAAAAGCCGCCGCAGGCGGCCAGGCCGCGAAAGCGCGCGAGATCCACCCGCCCGGCAATGATGTCGGAGAGGTGCACGTCCACACACTCGAAGCCGGCGGCGTGGAAGGCGGCGGCCATCTCCAGTTGGCCGTTGACGCCCTGATCGCGCAGGATGGCGATGGGCGGACGGACGCCGCGCGCAAGAAACGGGAAGGCGAGGTCGTCCTCCGGGTCGAAGACCAGGCGCGCGCTCAGACCCGGGGCCTCGCTCTCGATGCGCTCATAGGCCTCGGCGGCACAGTCCGGGTGGTCGCGCAGCCCCTGCATCCGGAAGCTGGTCTCGGACCAGATGGACTGGAGCCCGGCGCGGCTGCCGCAATAGAGCACCTCGCTGTGGCGGCGCAGCCGGATGGCCTCGCCCTCGTCCAGGGTGCCGATGACCGGGCTCAGGTCCTCCAGACCGTGCTGGGCGAGGATCAGGAGCACCTCATCGGTGTCGGCATGACAGACCTGGATCACCGCGCCCAGTTCCTCGCTGAACAGGGCGGCCAGGTCCCCCGGCCCCACCGGTGCCAGGTCCAGGTCCACCCCGCAGCGCCCGGCGAAGGCCATCTCACAGAGGGTCGCGAGCAGTCCGCCGTCCGAACGATCGTGATAGGCCAGCAGCAGTCCCTCGGCGTTGAGTTCCTGAATCGCCCCGAAGAAGCGCTTGAGCAGTTCCGGGTCGTCCAGGTCCGGCACCCCATCGACGGCGGGGTCCCCGAGCTGCCCATAGACCTGGGCCAGGCAGGAGCCGCCCAGGCGGTTCTTCCCCTGCCCCAGGTCGATCAGGATCAGGTCCGTGTCCCCCCGATCGGTGCGCAACTGCGGCGTCAGGGTGGCGCGCACGTCCGTCACCGGGGCGAAGGCGGAGACGATCAGCGACAGGGGCGCGGTCATGGCCAGCGGCGCGCCGTCGGGGTCGGCCCAGACGGTCTTCATGCTCATGGAGTCCTTGCCGACCGGTATCGCGATGCCGAGCGCCGGGCACAGTTCCAGGCCGACGGCGCGCACCGCGTCATAGAGTCGGGCGTCCTCACCCGGATGCCCGACGGCGGCCATCCAGTTGGCGGAGAGCCGGACCTCAGGCAGCCCGGTGATGGCCGCCGCCGCGATGTTGGTGAGCGCCTCCCCCACGGCCATGCGCCCGGCCGCCGGGGCGTCCAGCAGCGCCAGCGGGGTACGCTCCCCGAGCGCCATGGCCTCGCCGGTGAAGCCGCGGTAGTCGCTCGCGGTGACCGCGCAGTCGGCGACCGGCACCTGCCAGGGCCCAACCATCTGGTCGCGCGCCACCAGGCCCGTGATGCTGCGGTCCCCGATGGTGATCAGGAATGACTTGTCCGCGACCGTCGGCAGCGCCAGGACCCGGGCGATTGCCTCGTCCAGGCGGATGGCCTTGAGATCGAGCCGCGTGCGCGGCGGGTTCAGACGCGCCGCCTCGCGATGCATCCGCGGCGGCTTGCCGAACAGGAGCTGCAGCGGCAGGTCGATCGGGTCCTCCCCGAGGCGCGCGTCCGTCATGGACAGGTGGGCCGGTTCGAGCGCCTCCCCGACCACGGCATAGGGGCAGCGCTCGCGTTCACAGATCGCCTGGAAGCTCGCCAACTCCGCGGCGGCGATGGCGAGTACATAGCGCTCCTGGGCCTCGTTGCACCAGATCTCCAGGGGCGTCATGCCCGGCTCGGCGCTCGGCACCCGGCGCAGCTCGAAGCGCCCGCCCCGGCCGCCGTCGTGCACCAGTTCGGGCAGGGCGTTGGACAGCCCCCCGGCGCCCACGTCGTGGATGAAGAGGATCGGATTGGCCTCACCGCGCGCCCAGCAACGGTCGATCACCTCCTGGCAGCGGCGCTCCATCTCCGGGTTGGCGCGCTGCACCGAGGCGAAATCGAGATCAGCGGCGGATGCCCCCGAGGTCATGCTGGAGGCCGCCCCGCCGCCCAGCCCGATCAGCATGGCCGGACCGCCGAGCACCACTAGCGGTGTGCCCGCCGGGAAGGGCCTTTTCGCGACGTGTTCGGCGCGGATGTTGCCGATACCGCCCGCCAGCATGATCGGCTTGTGATAGCCGCGCAGTTCCGGGGCCCCGTCCGGGCCCGGGATGGCCTGTTCATAGGTACGGAAATAGCCGGCCAGGTTGGGCCGCCCGAACTCGTTGTTGAAGGCGGCGGCGCCGATGGGGCCCTCCAGCATGATCTCCAGTGCGGAGCAGATGCGCCCGGGCCGTCCATAATCCCGCTCCCAGGGCTGCTCGCCGCCGGGGATGCGCAGGTTGGAGACCGAGAACCCGGTGAGGCCCGCCTTGGGCTTGGCCCCGAGCCCGGTCGCCCCCTCGTCGCGGATCTCCCCGCCCGCACCGGTCGCCGCCCCCGGGTCCGGGGCGATGGCCGTGGGGTGGTTATGGGTCTCCACCTTCATCAGGATATGGATGGGCTCCTCGTGTTCCCCATAGATGCCGGTCACCGGGTCCGGCAGGAAGCGCCGCCCGTCCCAGCCCTCCATCACCGCGGCATTGTCCCGGTAGGCGGAGAGGACCCCGGCCGGGGCGCGCTCGGTGGTGTTGCGGATCATCTGGAACAGTGTCTGCTCCTGCCGCACCCCGTCGATGGTCCAGTTGGCGTTGAAGACCTTGTGCCGACAGTGCTCCGAGTTCGCCTGGGCGAACATCATCAGCTCCACGTCGGTCGGGTCCCGGTCCAGCGCCAGGAAGCTCGCGGCCAGGTAGTCGATCTCATCATCGGACAGGGCCAGTCCCAGCCCGGCGTTGGCCTGCACCAGTGAGGCCCGGCCGCCGACACGCAGCCCCACCCGGGTGAGCGGCCGGGGCTCGGCATGGTCGAAGAGCCGACCCGCGTCCGCGAGGTCCAACAGGACGCCCTGGGTCATGCGATCGTGCAGCAGGTCCGCCGCCCGGTGCAGGTCCGCCGCGGCCAGGGGGGCGCCGGCATCCAGATACCAGGCGGTGCCCCGCTCCAGGCGACGCACCATGGTCAGGCCGCAATTGCGGGCAATCTCGGTCGCCTTGGAGGACCAGGGCGAGATGGTCCCGGCGCGCGGCACCGTCAGGATCAACTGGCCGACCGGCGCCTGGCCGGGCAGGCTGGGGCCGTAGCGCAGCAGGCGGTCGAGGACGGCCTGTTCGGCCTGGTCCAGGTCCCGCTCCAGATCGGCCAGGTGGACGAACTGGGCAGTGAGCCTCACGTCTTGCCCGAGGGCCGCGGCAAGGCGCCCCTGAAGCTTGCGGAGACGGAAATCGGACAGCGCTGGGGCCCCGCGAAGGACGAGCATGATGGGTTCCCGATCGGTGTGAGGGACGGAGGCAATGGCGACGATGATACCCGAAGCGGACGGCAGCGCAGGAGCATCCGCGACCGGCCGTCACTGCTACCCGGGGCTCGGCAAAGAAATATCTCTCACGGAGACACGAAGAAAGAAACACTTAAGGTGAACTCCGGATCACTTTGCACCCGCGCAACAAACCGGAGGTCGAGGCTTCAGCCGGATGCGGCGCCGCGGCCCGCTAAAGCGTCGGCCTCCGGTCGAGCCTTCAGGGTACGAAGTGCTGCGGAGTTCGCCTTAAGGAGCGGCTCTTCTCCGTGTCTTTGTGTCTCTGTGAGAGCATCTTCTTTGAGCGGATCGATGCCGATATGGGCAAGGGGCTCAGGCCGCGGCGAGCAGGCGCCGCTCGGCGAGCGGATAGAGGCTGAGCGCGCCCGTGTAGGCCGCGGGCGGCTCCAGAACCCAACCGTGGTAAGGCTGGTCGTCGCCCGGACGGGCCCGATAGGGCGGGGCGTCTTTACTCGGGTCGAGGCGCAACAGCGCGGACTCACCGACCACCCGCACGTCGCGCCGCAGCACCGCGGCGGCCGCCCAGTCACGCAGCCGCGGGCCGAGCTCCGGCAGGATCCGGGCGGCATCGGTGTAGTCACCGAGTGCGCCCAGCAACAACAGACGCTTATATTCATTGCCCGGATTGAAACGGCGGGGCCCCGCCGCCGCGGTCCCGGCCAGTTCGTCGCGACCATCCAGGTAGACGAACAGGTCGTGCAGCCCCTGCCAGGTCCCGGGTGCCGCGTGCACCTGCGCCCGCACGGCCGCCTCCGCCGCCCGTCCCAAGTCCTTGAGCAGTTGACGCAGGACCCATTCGCGGTAGACCGCAAAACGCGCCTGACCCACGGATCGCGGGTGGCCCAGGTCGCGCAGCAGGTGCTGGAGATTGCCGCACCAGGCGCGGTTCAAACGCTCCTCCTGGCTGGGCGCGGCCGACGGGGCGCGCCACTCCCGATCCGCGGAGCGCCGCGGCGGCAGTGCCGCCTGGATCTGCTCGACCTGATCCTTCAGCGCCCGCAGCATGGCGAGGCGCCGCTCCGGCTCCATGGCGCGATCACGGATCTGCTCCAGTGCCAGCAGGACCCGGGGCAAGACCACCTGCAGGTCAAGGGGACGCGGCCGTTCCAACCGGGTCGTCATGGCGACCCCCAGTGACGGGAACCAGGACGGTGAAGGCCGCTCGGGGGGGTGAGGCCGGGGCCGACCGGGGGCAGGCGGCCGGGAACTGGGCGCCGAATCGATGTCATGGGTTAGGTCCGTCCGTGTCGCCGCTGGGCGGCGCTTATCGGTCAAGGTCAGGTCGGTGCAGGCCGGTGGTCGGCACAGAGGCCGCCCCGGCGCACTGAGTGTGGGCGTATTGGCGCCAGGTCTCAATGACCATTGTCGGAAAATGCGACGGCGTTCACCCAATCGCCCATTCTATCACTCAAATCAGCCCGCCCGCCCCGGGCCCCGGCGCGGCCGGGTGCGATCAGAACTGATGTGTCAACGCATATTTCGTAGGGTACGCATCGCGTCGCCGCCAAGCTGTCACGACCGCCGGAGCCGGGTACGCGATGCGTGGCCTACAGCTACAGCTACCGGACGTTGTCACGGACCGAGCGTCGTTGTCGTTGTCGTTGTCGTTGTCGTTGTCGAATAATCCGACCACGATTACGACAACGACAACGACAGCGTACCCGGGATCTCGGTCACCACATCAGTTCTGACCGCCCCCCAGGCGCGGCCAAGGCACCCGAGCGGCCAACAGCGCGGCCAGCACCGCGGCATAGATCAGCGGTTCGCGCAGATCCGCCTTCACCAGCCAGAGGAAGTGCAGGACGCCCAGGACCGCGATCAGGTAGACGCTGCGATGGAGCAACTGCCAGCGCCGCCCGAGCCGCCGCACCCAGCCGCGGGTGGAGGTCACCGCGAGCGGCACCAGGAGCACGAAGGCGGCAAAGCCGACCATGATATAGGGCCGCTTGCTGAGGTCCGTGACGATCTCCTCCCAGGCCAGGCCACGGTCCAGCACCAGATAGACCGCGACATGCAGCACCACATAGAAGAAGGCAAAGAGCCCGAGCATCCGGCGAAAGCGCAGCAGCCAGCCGCGCCCCGTCAGCCGCCGCAGCGGCGTCACCGCGAGCGTCACCAGGAGCAGGCGCAGGCCCCAGGCCCCCGTGAAGTGCAGCACCGCCTCCACCGGGTTGGCGCCGAGCCGCCCCGCCGTGATCCGCCAGGCCAGGAGCGCCAGCGGCAGCAGGCACAGGAGGAACACCAGCGGCTTGCCGTAGCGCACCGCGGCGCTCTCCTGGCCGCCCGGCCCCGGCCCCGCCATCAGAAGGACTGCCGCAGGTCCATACCCGCGTACAGACTCGCGACCTGATCCGCATAGCCGTTGAACATCAGCGTCTTGCGCTTGGGCGCGAAGAGCCCGTCGCCGATCATCCGGTGCCGCGCCTGGCTCCAGCGCGGGTGATCGACGTCCGGGTTCACGTTGGCATAGAAGCCGTATTCGTCGGGCTGCATCTGGTTCCAGGTATTCACCGGTTGGGTCGCGGTGAAGCTGATCCGCACGATCGACTTGATGCTCTTGAAGCCGTACTTCCAGGGCACGACCAGGCGCAGCGGCGCCCCGTTCTGATTGGGCAGGACCTGCCCATAGAGACCGGTGGCCAGGATGGTCAGCGGGTGCATGGCCTCGTCGATGCGCAGCCCCTCGCGATAGGGCCACTCCAGCACCGCTCGGCGCTGTCCCGGCATCTGTTTGGGGTCGAGCAGGGTCTCGAAGGCGACATAGCGCGCCTGCGAGGTCGGCTTGAAGCGTTTGAGCAGGTCGCCGAGCGGGAAGCCGACCCAGGGCACCACCATGGCCCAGGCCTCCACACAGCGCAGCCGGTAGATGCGCTCCTCCTGGGTGAAGCCGGTCAGAACATCCTCGATCCCGATCTGTCCGGGTGCCTCGCAGGCCCCGTCCACCACCACCGCCCAGGGGCGGGGCTTGAGCGTATGGGCAGTGGCCGCCGGGTCCTCCTTCTCGGTCCCGAACTCGTAGAAGTTGTTGTAGCCTACGATGTCATCGCGGCTGGTCGGGGGCTCATCGGTGCTCTGCGGGCTCGGGCGCACGTTCGCTATCGGCTCCAAGGCGCCGGCCCCCGTCGGGCTCGCCGCCGGCAGGGGCCGCCCCAGCGTCAGCCCGGCGCCGGTCCCGGCCAGGGCCAGCGCGGCCTTCAGTAACTCCCGGCGCCGCGCCCAGACGGCGGGCGGGGTGATCTCCGAGGGGGGAATCGCAGGCGGTTTCAGGATCGGCATGGGACTGGTCTTCCGGGTCGGTGCGAACGCTAGTCCAGTGAGATGCGGCCACCGGCCGCCGGTTCATCCGCGATGGAATAAAGGTTCGGCACCAGGCCGCGGCACCACCCCGGCGAGACTTCAGCGTCGAGCGCCAGGGCCTCGCCGTAGAGGGCCCGGGCGCGCCCGGGGTCGCCGCCGAGTTGCGCCAGTCGGCCCAGCATCATCGGCAGATGAGGGTCCTTGGGGGCTTCCTCGCGCAGGGCGGCGAGTCGGCGCACCGCCCCCTCCTGGTCGAAGGTCGGCGACGAATCGGCCAGGACCCGGGCCTTGGTCTGCCCGTAGCGCGCCGTCTCGTCGGCGCCATTGAGGGCCAGGGCGGCGCGGTAGGCAGCGAGCGCGTCCTCGTAGCGCCCCGTGTCCCTCGCCGCCTCGGCGAGCTTCAGTTGCCGGGCCGATTCCGGGGCCTCCCGGCCCAGCCGCCAGAAGGCCCCCGCGCCTAATCCCAGGAGCAGGACGGCCGGGGCCAGCCACTGAAGGACCGGCCGCGCACGCCGGGCGGGCCCAGCCGC
The DNA window shown above is from Candidatus Thiodictyon syntrophicum and carries:
- the msrP gene encoding protein-methionine-sulfoxide reductase catalytic subunit MsrP, producing the protein MPILKPPAIPPSEITPPAVWARRRELLKAALALAGTGAGLTLGRPLPAASPTGAGALEPIANVRPSPQSTDEPPTSRDDIVGYNNFYEFGTEKEDPAATAHTLKPRPWAVVVDGACEAPGQIGIEDVLTGFTQEERIYRLRCVEAWAMVVPWVGFPLGDLLKRFKPTSQARYVAFETLLDPKQMPGQRRAVLEWPYREGLRIDEAMHPLTILATGLYGQVLPNQNGAPLRLVVPWKYGFKSIKSIVRISFTATQPVNTWNQMQPDEYGFYANVNPDVDHPRWSQARHRMIGDGLFAPKRKTLMFNGYADQVASLYAGMDLRQSF